TTACCTCCAGCTCTTTGCCCAGAGCTCAAGGCTCTGAAATGGTGTGAAAATTGCTGTCTCCAGCTACACCCTACCTCTAACTGTGTGCTTTCCCcttgcccatccctgcccctgcagctccctccacTCCCCTGGTGCTGGGATTTGTGCtcttcccagctctgggctggtttTCAGGCCGATGGTTTCTGGAAGCCCTCCCAGCTTAGGCAGATGAAATCACCCTGTTAATCCCAAAAATGAGAGTGAAGTGCCTCCAAAGTGAAGCGTGCATCTGGGGTCTCCAGCAATCTATTTCCTAAAGTGGGGTTTTGCTGTCAGACAGAGTAAGTGATTAAATAACTATGTTGTCGTCCAAATGGGGTTGGAGACGTGGCTGGGACATGGCTTTTCTGCCTTGAGAGTACATTACAGCCATGCCAGGGCCTCAAACCCTCCATGGCAGTTTTGGGGCTCTGCTTCTTGCACCAGGACCTGGTTCTGAGCTGATCCATGACCCTGGGGGTGACTGATGTCCCTCCAAAACACAGTGTCACTGCTGGACGCCAGCGTGACTGGAAcatcccctgcagcaccagggatggCAGCTGAGTGaaagcaggcagtgctgctccccaaACTGCTGCCTCTAAAGAACTTGACTGCTTGGCCACAGCCCACTGAGATGGGAAGGCACCAGCAATGAGGAAATCAAAGCTGGGGAAACCCAGgtgagggagagcagccccaaGACCTTGTGGCTGTGGGCAGTGGAGCACCAGCACCCCTCTGCTTTAGGTCTGCTGTCAAAATAAAGCAGAGGTGGCTTCCAGGAGGCAGACAGAAGGACCAGCCTGGTTTTGTTGCTCCTGAGGAACTCTGCTTACTTGCCACTGGATCTCACAGAATACAATTTCTCTCCTTTGTGCTGTGGGGTATTTTCTCTCCCACAGGACATTCCAGTTATGGTTTCCTGAACAGGAACACAGAAATGCCATCCCAGTGAGATGACGTCTTTCTCATGGGCTGTCGAAAAAAGTTTTGCCGCAAAACTAGGACTGAATAATGGCAGATGCCAGGGTGGGATGCCAGGTGTGAAGTGAATGGAAGATCTCATTTCTCAGCTCACCAGTGGTGGCCAGACATTTCTTCAGGTGTGAGCAGAGAGCCAGGAATGACCTGTGGgcctctctgtgctcagtgtgtgcACTGCAAATCAGATTTTGAGCTTTTTTTGAGAGACCCAAAACTTCtctctcttgtttttttttttttttcttttaagaaaagccaaaagttttgttgtttttgctatgcaatatttgatttttttccccattctgaAGCTATTTGGCCACAGCATCCCCAAGAGAGCAGAACATGACTTTGAGGGTGATGCTCACGCTCTGGAGCCAGGGTAGGTGACcaccctggcagggacagggagtggAGGGGTTGTGCCCCACTGCTAGCATGGTCTGGCTGGCAGAGGCGGCTCTCTCCAAGGAGGGTAGAGCTCTGTGGTGACACTGGGCACTGGCAACATGTCCAGAGAGGGACAGcttttccttggttttcctAGTTTCTTTATCTCCATCACTGTGCCAGCAGGGTTTGCTGGCTGTCCAACAGGAAAGGCAGAAGAAGAAcaaccacagctccctcagccaccactgggctggcaggagggacTGGGAAACTCCGCAAAGAAGGGGTCCAAAGGTTTTTGGGGAGCCCCGTGTCTGAGTCCCAGACAGGACATTCAGCTTTCACTTGCATAACCCGCCTGAGGCTGGGCTCCCCATCACAACCCTTCCCCAAGCAAAATCAGCCAAGCCCAGAAGGCtcatttggggcttttttcttttatagctTTGATTTTGCTTGGCTTTACTGGGTTTGGACTGAAGGCCAAACACTCCACCACCTTCTCTGTGGTCTGGTCCATCCCAGACAGAGCCTCATGGCCCCAGGACCttgcaggctgctgcagcccccacgCAGAGAGCTGCTTGCCGTGAGGAGAAGCTGAAGGCAGTAACAGGATTGCCTCCTACAAATACTATTACAGTTCTCAGCTCGCCTTCCTTGACGTCAGCCGTAAAACtccagtgggagcagcagggaggaaggggaatAATCTCTAGAAAAAGGGGTGATGGGTCCTCAAATATCccgggagctgctggagaaggactGCCGTGTGCAATGAGGAGCAAAGAGCGTTGCATGCCTGTGAGCAGGGGTGAGTGGCATCTGGTGGCCAGATGATGGACCCCTGGTGACATTTGTGGGCACAAGGAGAAGCAAGAGCTGGATGAGACACTGTGGTAAAGGCAGAGAAATGCAGGGGATGGGTGTGTTGGGAGAGCACCAAGGGCACCAGCAAAAGCCATTGGCACGGGAGAAGTGACACAGTGCATTGTCACCAAAGGGGatgtggctgtgtggggctgccACAGTCCAGCTCCTGGGTGAGAGCAGGCTGGATTGTGAGTGCTAATCCGAACCACTGCTTCCCTGGGAATTATTTCTGGAGCCTGCTGGATCTAATTACCCAGTAATCTGCAGGAAGATGTAATTAGGCTGTCATTAGAGGGTATTTACTGAGATGCCTTTATGATTTGACTGTGTAAGTAAGGAGTGAAGTAATTACACAATTACATGTTATTTGTGGCCATTTATGGCCTGTAACTTCAGCGTGTTGCCATGTGTGGAAGAGGGGAGCGAGGCCCCGTGGAGCTGGCAGAGGATCTCCTGCCAGCAGGACCCTGGAGAAACAACCATAAAAATGTCAGCGCCCTCGTGTCCCCTGCCAGGCATGccaattccatcccagccaggctccatcctccccagcagctccctctggCTCCTCTCAGTGTGAGGGGGAGGAACCAAGCTCTCCTGGGGTCACCCATGGCGTGTCTGGGGAGGCAtgagggaggagagagaggagaccTGCACATCTTTGGCGTCAATGGGATTAAACCTCGCTCTGATGCGGAAGGAACTTTGCAGGGGATGGGAAGGACAGCCTCATGTTATGTGCCAACACAGGCTGGAAATCTTGGATAATGAACCCTGCACAGGGGTGTAACTGGGTAATGGGGGTAGCCAAGGGCTGGGAGCCcaggggtggtggtggtgactGACCAAAGGAACCTGCAGCCCTCGGCACCATGTCAGGTATTTATCTCTCCATCCCTTACAGCTGGCAGGGGGATGCATGAGCCacaaaaaatatatacacagaggaaaacaaaatcctcTTTTGGGTCTAAGTCCACATATGAGTTCACACAATCTCCAGCCAGCAGGTGAGCAAAGTTAGGCTGAACCTAATGACACCTAATGGATCTGGGACAGctacaggcagagctggggtgagGAGGGATCCCACAGTGTGCTCCTGGGGCAGTGGCACATCCACACCCAGGACAGTCACACTTTGGAGATAAGAAGTATTGCCTGTCCCTACCCAGCCACTGGAAGGAGCTCATAACACATGCCGCAAAATCCAGGGCATGCCCAcgggtgtgtgtgtgaatgtCTTGGATAAAAGAGAGGAACAAAGTGACTttctcagccaggctgaggagcagcatcTAACCCAGAGACACCTCTTCCTGCTGGTCAGGTGCTGCTGAGGATCAGTGGGCCTGCTGGGGTCTGCAGAGCCAGTGGAGAGGTGGGGTGAGATCGATATGGAGTGATTGATCCAAagcagctggagagaggagatAGAGCAGACTGGGCACATCAGCAGCTGTGGAATAGCAATtctgttattattattactattattattatccCCAAGTAGCAGAGTGATGTGGCACAAAATGCCCCTGCACCTGCCTGTCTCTGAGTCTTTGACAGCACCCCTGGAGGCAGGACCCCGGGGATATGCTGTATTTTTGGGGACACAAAAACACTGGGGATGCCCAGATGTCACAGCATGCCCTTCGTATGAGCAGCTGGTCCTTGCCCAGaaagccctggcagggcaggcagcagagcagcctcctgctgtcTGGGTGCAGAGGGGCTCAGGGTTGCTGTGTGCCCAGTGTCACCCCAAGGGGGTGGCACAGTCCGCTGCATTCACTGGTGGCAGGGTGGGATGTCTGTGAGGCATTTCAGCTGCTGAAAAAGAGACATCCCAGGCAGAAGAGCAGAAGGGGGTGGGAGAAAGGGCTGAAATTTAAATGCAGCCTGGTGAGTGAGACATTCACAGTCCCTGTAGAGATGGAAACAGGAAAGGAAGGGGCGACATGTTCGATGAACAATCAAACTCGTGCTCTAGTTTTGCTTTAAATGGAGCTGGGTGTGAAAGCAGCTGCTAAAAAAGCTCTTTTCCcatcagcaggagcagaagcaCCTCTTTCTTTGAAACAAGTCCTGACCCAGCAATCACATTGCTCTGCAGCAaggcagggccagctctggCCGGAGCATTCCCAATGGAGATGAGTTCAAGGGTATCCCTCGTGTCTCTGACATGATGCAGCAGTCACAGCTGGATGTTGTAGCTGTCTCATTTGCTGGACAGATTCTACTTATCCATTAGCAAAATCAACAGATAACTCCCAGGTTTGTTCTGATGGAAAATCTGTGTCTGCCCCTGGCAACAGTAATTTGTTAGAAaccccccttttcccctcacTTCTTTCTAAATGAAGATTCACTTATTTCTAAATGAATTTGATGTTAGGGTTTGTTCTTCCTGCCCTGCTTTGCAGAAATTTCTCAgctttgctgtgctggctgAGTCAAAATTGTCCTGCACCCCAAACAGCATGGGGAGCACTCTGCTTTGCTGATGGACAGGTAAGGACActgctcctctgcagagctgtcaccAGCAGGAGGCACCTGGTGGGAGAAGGGGTGACGTGGAAAAGGCACTCAATTAATTATTATACTCTCTTAAAAACAGCTTCTCTGCACACACCAGAGCAACCCTGGACCAAGCCTGCATTTGATGCCAGTCCCACCCATCAGGCAGCATTGCAGCTCCAGAGAATGGGTCTCTGAGAGGTGGTGGCACAGGTGGGGTAGGTGGGAGGCAGGCATGGTCCTGGGGGTGGATATTTGCTGTCCATGTCTTCCAGAGGCAGAGTGAAGGTGACTAGAGAGTGAGGAGCCCTGCTGGGTCTCAGCTCAAGGGagagcagtgcctgcagggcagcaaacacagcccatccctggacctgacacagcccatccctgcaccACATGATGGCAGGAATGGGAAGGCTGCCCTGGGATGCTGCATCCCTGAGGCCTTGGTCAATGcctggcagtgtgtgctggAAGCCattcctctcctccagctctgagctccaaaGGTTTGGCCTCAAATGCAGCTGTCCTGGAGTGGGCCCCCTTTGCAGACCACTGTTGGCTCCTtgtccagccccagcctgtgagGAGAGTGGTGAATTATCCTACAGCAGCCACTGCTTCCCCAAACAACACCTCAGGAACTCCTGATGCACCCCCATGCACCAGAAGGGAAACAGGCAGGGGATCACTGTGAGAGGTGGGTTAGAACCAAGATAGAAAAGCAGAAGGGAACCTGACGTGGTTACTTCCCACAACTTTGGCAGGCAAAGGAATTATCCTcaaaacagagctggaaaagaaGAGGTATAAGTCCTCTCTGATGGACCTAAGATGCTGTCTGCAATCCCTGCCTGGGCTGAATTATCCTCAGAGCCCTGTGGTTCTGTGTGGAGCAATTAAAGTGGATCCCATGTCCCCGCAGGATCACCCAACAGCTATTTTCAGCAATGCCACATTCATGCACAGCTTCTTTGTTCAAGGAGACCGTTTCCTAAAGAAGCCTGAAATGTGCTGGTTGGAGATAaggctgaaaaacaaaaataaggctGGTGGGTCAAAAgggcaaagaaaagaaagaccCTGCTCCAAGGATGGTGTAGCAGCACCAAAGCCATCGACCAGCACAGTCCTGCCAGCGCCAATGAACATGCTGGGCATCTGCCCCGGGCCCATTTCCGAGGGAAAAGTTCCCTCCAAGGCCTGTCTGGAGATGAGCAGCCCGGAGGAGCCTCGGCTGAAGCGGGGGACAGCAGCCAAGGTCTCCTGCCAGGCGCGGCTCCCAcgcagcccagcagagccttcCTTCCCGTGCGGGAGATGATGCTGTCCCCTTTCCCGGCCACCGCACGCGTGCAGTCTCCATGGCAACACCTTTGTTTCCAGtcaaactttttatttttccccccctttttcctccttttttttttttttttttctttttaattttaaataggAGCGATATTCAGCGAGCTGCCGGGGCCGGAGGAGGGAGGGCGGGCAGATTCCCGGGATTGCAGTAATTAGGCGCCTCGTACGGCGGTGACAGCCTTGTCATTTGCCAAGCCCGCTCCTCGCCGCAGCGCCGGCTCTGGCAGCTCTCCAGCGCTTCAGAGTTAAGCAGCTTTCCAAACGCTTCGACCCAATTTGCCTCGACTGCTGGTGGGGCCTGAGCCTGCTCACGCAGGAGCCTTCCTCCCACCCTGCTCGGGGAGATCACGTCCAACCCCACACAGAGACATCGGATGAGTTTTGGGAAAGCCAAACGTGAGACTGGAGAGAAATGAAGGTGTTTGGGGCTCTCCAGGAAGAGCTGAACAGGGGCTCTTTCAGAGCCCTCTTATCCACATCCAGGTGCTCTGCCTTCCTGCTCCCCAACAATGCatctttcctccttctcctatGCAGCTCCCATTTTCCActcctccccagcctgctgggTGTCACAGCAGTGCTCATGCCCCCCTGGGGATGCCTGGGCAAGCTCTAATTGATTTTTTAAGAAGCATCTGCAAATACCCGTTCAGATTTCGCAGGGAGAAAACCTTGGCAGCGTCCCAAGAACCCCTTCACCATCCAAAActgagcccagcccctgcttcTCATTgctcctgtgggagcaggggCCTGGCTGATGCTTTGACTCCCCAAGCCGTGTCCCACAAGCTGGTATTGAGGAGTCACAATCATCCCCGCTGCCTCCCAGAGCCTGTTTAAAGCAGCGATTAACTATTGCCACTTTAATCTCCCTGAAACAGGCTCCAGCCCTTTGGCATCTTATTTCCATCTCTCCCTGTGTATTTCTGAACATGATTAGTGCAGAAATGCTGatagcagaggctggagctgctgctgagtaTATCAATCCAGGCATTGTGTTAAGGCAGCTAATAGAGCAGATTCTTATTTACTGTCCCTTGGTCTCTCTGTCCAGTCCCTAGAGTAATTTTATGCAAATTCATTCAAATGAAACCCCTTCTCTTTAAAAGCTGTTCCTTGGCAGTGTTAACAAACATGGTCTCATCTGCTCTCCTCCGAGGACTGGCTCATTTTAAGTGTAAAAACTGTGGGAAGATGGGCCTGGAGTGCTAACTAGGATGAGCTGGAGGCAGCCTTCAGCTCTGAGGGGTGCTGCTGGAGTTTGGGAAGTgccttctcctctctgcctggaggaggaagaagctcACATATGGATTTCTGACCTTAACTTGGAGAGATATTACCTCACCCCGGGGCAGGGAGGATGCTTTGCCCTGGGAAAAGGCTTCTTCCAAAGTGTCAGGAAGTGGGCAGACCCCAGTGCTGTCCCCATGCTTGGTGCTGTGAAAGGCTGTGGCAGTCCCTTTGCAAAGGGCTTTGCAAGAGAAGGCCACCCTGCTGACCTCATCCCACGCAGAGGCTCAAGCTAAAGGTCAGCAGGGAACACTGGTGCCGAGCtggaagcagcacagctgggcccAGGTGTCCctgactgcagctgcagcccctgcagggacagggcattTCTGTGGattctgccctgctctgcagcacccacCCAAGGGGTGCTTTGAGCACCCaaatctctgctctcctgcatcAGGGGCCACAGCAATGGGGACAGGGGTGTCTGctctgtggggacactgggactgGGCTGCCCCTGCCTCGGGGGAGTTTCCAACCTGGCTGGCCTGGTCCTTTGACCTTCTTGGGGCAGGAGTGGGGATATTTTTAGGTGCTGTCCCCACTGCCTACCTTTGTGGGGAAGGCAGCACGAAATCAGatgagcacagccccagcaagcTGCTGATTAAGGGTTAAATTTAACACTTTAAGACAATATATCCGTTTTCTTCCATCTGGAGCGAAGGAAaactcctcagcagcagctccctgcagtttTCTAGGCTCAGCCTCATGTGAGACCCCAAGtactgctcctgccaggaggtTTGACCTTTCTTGTCACAAACAACCCCCCTCTAAATCCCTGTGTCCTGGACCTGCTGGCCCTTGCCTGGTCATGACCGTCTGCCCAAAGGGCTTGGCTTGCCCtcccctcagcagggcaggggtgctGCCCACCCCCAGGCACTGACTGGAGTTTTGGCTGCTCTGTGTCTCCTgtgtcccaggagcagggagataaAGGGGAATCATGAATGAACACGTGGATTTTGTTCCAGATGAGTGTGATCTCCCTCCCCCTGCAGAGATGGAGCCTGCTGGGTTTCAACCCTGACTGGGGGTCAGGCTCAGAGCAAGGCTGTGCAAAGGGATTTCAGCCTctgtttccctgtgcagggcaTTGTTCCCAGAGCTTTTGGGGATTGTGcacatctgcaggagccaggaaCTCAAATCCCTCTGGGGATCCCTTCTGGATCCctatccaaactggaaaactGTAATTGAAGCAGGGCCCTGACCCTCAGAAGGACACAATGGCTGTCAGGGTGTAGGGGCCAAAAGTACCAGAGGTTCAGGTGGGAATTGGGCACATTTGCATTTCCCAGCACGACCAGCCTTACAAATTATGGGGAAAAGAGCAAGAGTATCATTGAAGGCTGaccacagcagccagcagtgtTTGTGCTCTCAGCCCTGATGGAAAGGGACAGCATTCATCAGCAACTGGATGAAACCAAAGAGGAGGAAGGCAAATCTCAAAAAAATGTACCCTCTTTGGGCTGTCATTGCGTGGATTTGTTGCAGGTCTGTGATGACTGTTCTAAGGCAaccaggctgctgagctgtgtttcCTAGGAGTTTATAGACTCACTGGTGTCTAATAAGGGGTTAAGCTCATATGGCAGATTTTCTTTCACTATGCACTAGTGGGTTGTTATCCTGTGCTCAGGTAGCTGTTGCCATGAAACTTTTCATGTTGGAGACCTCTAATTCAAGCTCAGTTGAAACAGGCCAAGGGATTTTACAGACATTTGGCAACCCAGACTCACGGACACACATTTATGCACACGTACACAGGCACAAGATCTGCTCCTTGAGGAAGGGGGCTAAACCCAAGGATTTTCTCTGGGAATATGGTCAACACAGAACTCAGTTTGGAGAACCCAGCACATTAAATAAACGAACACTCTTGCAAATGTGAAAGGGTCAAAGCTTGGTCTAAAACCCGCCCAAATCAAAGGAGACACGCAAGGCAGCACGTCCAGCCTCGGCACCTGGCTCTTTTTGGCCACAAGCACACAATGCATGAAGCCCACACTCACCTACAAAGTCGTAGATGAGGTCCTTGATGAGATGCCCGACGATGGCGTACgccactgccaccaccaccagGGCTGCCATGAGGAGGTAGAGGACAGCCTTGGGCAGAGGAATGGCATCTCGAGGAGGGGGTTTGTACTCCTTGTAGAGCTGGTCATTGTCCGAGTATGAGTACTGGAACAAGTGGTCCAGGCCAGCTGTGAAGTTGCTGGAGTTCATGGACTGGCTATTGGACAGGTAGTTGTCCTGCTCGGGGTCCTGGAGGACACTCACCACCGAGCTGGTGGTGGCTTCCACTTGCTGTACCAAGTTCAGAGTCTTGTTAACGCTGGGGAGGATTTGGGAAAGGAAAGTGCTCCAATCTTTGATGGCACTGATGTTGCAAATAATCATAATTGCAATGAGGAAAGAGGTCTCCAAGCTCAAGAGACttaaaagggagagaaagaggtgAGAATTGCTGTGCTTACACCAAACCATGTACTGCAAAGCGGGCAGAGAAGGTCTGGATGGGGTACGTTTCTCATTTGCGAATTCTTACATGATCCGGTAGGGATGCATCTGTGGTCCCTCGCCTCACTCCTGGAAATGCCCGCAGAAAACCCCTATGGGCATGAAGTTCCTTAGGAAAAAGTAGGTGCTGGAATGATTTTGACCGATATCATTTTTGTTCCTCAGCCGCCTGTCCCTTACGCTACTCACCGATGAACACCGGAGAGACAGGATCCTGTAGATATTTTCAGTCAtctggaaaagaaagataaattGCCCTTctccagctttattttttttttttgtttgtttcagagGCGATGGTCCTTGTTGAGACAGAAACCCCCgctgcctctgccccaggcTCGGTCAGGCTCCCGGTGCGCGGTGCGGTGCTGGCTCTCCCGTTGGCAGAGGGGACAAACGCTCAGACCCCACAAAGTTCGGCTGCTCCGCTGTGCGACGGGGCCGGCGGCGCGCAGCTCCGGCCCATTCCAGCCTGGCTTTCGGCAACTTCTTCTACCGGCATCTCCCGATCGATTCCTTTAAAAACACAACCAAGTCAGAGACAACGAGCACGCCGGCAGAGAGCCCAGCACCCGCTCCAGAAGCGGCCGGTCTCGGGTTTTACCTTAAAGACTTTTCCAAGCGAGCAGATCCTCTCTCCTGATGCTCCAGCTGGTTTCATTGCGGGCTGGGTCCCTGCGGAGCTCCCCGCACGCAGCCGCCGATCCGATGCGATGCGATCCGCTCCGCTGCCGTGtgccgtgtgtgtgtgtgtgacactcCTCCCGTCCTCTTCCCTGCTGTCCCTTCACCTGCCGGCTCTCCCCATCCTCCTCAGCCCCGGCTGCGAGGGGGATTAGCTGCCGGGAGCTTGGCTCCGAAACTCCTGAGCGTGCTGGAAGCAGGCTGGCAGCGTGGGCTCAGCctccgccgccgctccccgggGAGTTAATCCTTGCGGGGACAAAAGATGAGCTCTGATCCGTCTGCGGGGTGTTGGCGGGGAGGTGCAGGGGAAGCTGGGGAGCGCTGCCGTGGGTAGCCCAGGTCCAGCCGCCCGCGGGCGCTGAGCTCAGCCTTTGTCTGGGAGCGGAGCCGGCGGCAGGCGGGAATCACAGGGCGGGCGCTGCCGGCAGCGGGGCGGACATCATCCATCCCACCGCCGGCATCCCGCAGGAGTGATGCtgcccgcggccccgctcccgcggCCCCGCAAAGTTTGGGCATCGGAGGGAGGACAGCTTTGCAGAAAGCACGGAGGGCTTGAGGCTGAGCTCCCGCACCGCGTCCCCTCCCTGCTAAGCTGTTTGTGCCAACTGGTAAGAGCCAGCCGCCTTGGTCACCTTGATAATGGTCTTAAACTGGTTCGTGTTCCCTACACATACAGCTCATCTGCCTTAGCGTAGTGGTGGGATCTGTGCGATCACTGAGTTGCTGGCTTGGTTTAAAGGCAGTGGGACATATTTAAAGAGGAGGAAATCCTAGAGAGGGGGAAATTGTTTTTCTATATTTGGGGgtgaaaataaatcacagccccccctttctttctttttttttgtttctttctttttttaattttttttgtgtgctgCTTCCCCATATAAGAAATAGCTGTCACGAGGGCAAGAAAATCACCACAATAAGCCTGAAAGCAGCCAAATGGAGCTTCTTAGAAACAACACCAAAAGATTaactttgtgtgtgtgtgtttatgttACCAGCCAGCAGCAATCCTGCCAGCTGCCTGGGGGTTGGAAGAGTATAGAATAAAATGGCAACATCTCTTGTGCAATAATATCACCAGGGTTTGGGTTGGTGATGGACAGATTGTACCAGCCCAGGAGCAAAGAAAATGTtgaggaaaaagcttttctgccCTCCCTGGAATGTGCATGGACTGTGTCACAGTCATTTCTGGTGCCCAGGACCATTGAACAACATCCTAAAATTTCTTCTCACAAGTGATAGAGCTGTGACTGGTTACAGAAGAATATCTGGGCAGCTGCATGGATACATATCCTGCAAAGGGATAGGTCCTGCtgtctccctgccccagcatcTTGATGTCCAGAGTTGGAGCTGCTACTCCCCCTCCAGAGCATGAAGCTGCAGAGATGCTTTGAGGGCCAGGGCAGGAGTCAGGAGCTAAGGGCAAATGGCTCCTCTGTCAGATTCTCCACACCAGATTTTATCTTTCCAAGATGGAAAATATGGCAATACTattgtttttataaaaaattttcaATGTGAAGTGAATTTTGAGCTCTGTGCAAGGGTGGCACAGTGCAGTCTGGCTTTGCTCTGCTCATCCTTTGCCTGGGGTTCTTAGGAGAGAACAACCCCCAGGGCATGGCCACTGGTCGTTGGGGACCGAAGCTGCTCCAAAGCTGTCCTTTCACCACAGCTGTTTGGTGCTGGCAGTTGCCATGGCACCAGTGCATCAAGCAGAGGGAACAGGAGAGCACCTGGTCCAGCTGACCCACCCCTGTGCCTGGCTTCAGCTGGGACTGTCCCAGGCAGGCTCCCACCATGCTGTACCCCTGTGTTcccaggaggggatggagctgagtGATTGGAGGCAGAGGGTTTGCAAAGGTGTGGGTACCTGGGGAGATTAATCAGAGCTGGGGGCAACAggggcagctctctgtgtgcctggggacagctggtgacagcagccCAGACCTTGCCCCAGTGGGACACAGAGCAATCCCCCTCAGTTTCCTAGAGCTCCACTGAGTACTTGTGGGAAGAGGCTGGAAAAGCACTTGGGGAAGCTCTGAGTTCTGCTGCAGACACTGACTCCATTAAAGGGGCTTAGGGCACTACCACAAAAACACTCCCCCACCATTTGTATTTCTCTGCAGCGGAAATCAAGTTGGctcctttcattttcattaacACCCTTATCAATTCAAAGTGACTAAATAGATGCTTAACTGTTCATTATACACTCTCTGCATCTCCGCTCTGAAAGGGAGCCTTTATTTCCACAGTTATGGTTTCCAGCCCATTACAGAGGGAGAGAGCATGGAGAGATACACAAGTGTGGATTTTAATAACCTTATATTTCAATCTCtctattattaaaaaaaatgtttgcatttacTGTGATGGGGGGAAGATTAAAAGGATTGCCATGGATTCCACTTAGGGAACATTGCTAATGATTTCAATAAAtcactttaaataaaaatcacaatCTCCACAATTCCACCCAAATGCCATTTGGCAGAGGGGTTGATTATGGAAACAAAATGAATTTTGGAATTAGCTGCTTGTCCTAATGCAATTGGACAAATTAAATTTAGGGATACACACATATCCAACGACACACATATCTCATGCAGAAGAGCTGTGTTTTGGCCC
This DNA window, taken from Melospiza georgiana isolate bMelGeo1 chromosome 9, bMelGeo1.pri, whole genome shotgun sequence, encodes the following:
- the LOC131086903 gene encoding uncharacterized protein LOC131086903, translated to MVWCKHSNSHLFLSLLSLLSLETSFLIAIMIICNISAIKDWSTFLSQILPSVNKTLNLVQQVEATTSSVVSVLQDPEQDNYLSNSQSMNSSNFTAGLDHLFQYSYSDNDQLYKEYKPPPRDAIPLPKAVLYLLMAALVVVAVAYAIVGHLIKDLIYDFVDWIFGPNPDDNSNKSDINCISNSVNEMSELPEAPQRQHRERQPQDVVIAISETCHLPQQT